The following are encoded together in the Cheilinus undulatus linkage group 3, ASM1832078v1, whole genome shotgun sequence genome:
- the LOC121506902 gene encoding inter-alpha-trypsin inhibitor heavy chain H3-like isoform X1, whose protein sequence is MARAVVQLVLFGLLSALVTTLADKDDWDIYSFHINSTVSSRYATTVITSRVANRMDASKEVEFQVRIPKNAFISKFRMFIDGQPYDGVVKAKEVAKQQYTDAVSRGQSAGIVSSVGRTHEEFKTSVNVAAHKKVTFELTYEELLKRKLGKYELQIHARPMQPVKDFKVDVHINEDAGINFLEVKGGLSTNAMANAITKTLADKQAWLYFYPTEDQQKSCDSCGEQGMNGDLVIFYDVNREASFGDIKKSSGYFVHHFAPSNLARIPKNVIFVIDQSGSMHGRKIQQTRIALIHILNDLAEDDFFGLITFDDSIFHWKRELVQANKQNVASAKTFAQNIQSRGATDINRAVLEGTSMLNRHPREGSASILILLTDGDPTSGVTNLEAIQSNVREAINGKFPLYCLGFGFDVNFEFLEKMSLQNNGVARRIYEDSDADLQLKGFYEEVATPLLTDVTMIYEGGVNLTQTNFSQYYNGSEIVVAGQITDNNIETFTPQVIAISRNTRMMFTETNPSVESTGTVSDSNIQRVWAYLTVKQLLEKELRLSGPERENAKKEALELSLKYSFVTPLTSMVVTKPPGESADVLHKPKEGETTQDTHTYSQFPMGLPSGASAMLFEDDGPITRTVATADYDYADSAYDTFIIAEADFVDGSLILPVTVAPVTPNPGPRQPLRPAPNPVVHATQFLRKTENQALPLCYNVVGNINLQLLYHPNGGLLVNGELDASLGGFRRIAIHTATAKFQLDGLKILVQDPQGTAIHLQENEVITRENVTVIRRPKEIDFVSGDTRIVLLIHEKSGLRFLWPVIRQQPTDGNLTGILALGPAVYEVIQENSPFSNLKIQNIEMQAARSSAADYSIPSAPMLDCWLVISEVALQRSMDGFIVAQI, encoded by the exons ATGGCACGAGCTGTGGTACAACTGGTCCTCTTTGGGCTGCTGTCAGCTTTGGTTACCACACTTGCAGACAAG GATGACTGGGACATCTACAGCTTTCACATCAACTCAACAGTGAGCAGTCGTTATGCAACCACTGTCATCACAAGCCGTGTGGCCAATCGAATGGACGCGTCGAAGGAAGTAGAGTTTCAAGTCCGGATTCCCAAGAATGCCTTCATCAGTAAATTCAGAAT GTTTATTGATGGGCAGCCATACGATGGAGTTGTGAAAGCTAAGGAAGTGGCTAAGCAGCAGTACACTGATGCTGTGTCCCGAGGTCAGAGTGCAGGGATTGTCAG CTCTGTTGGAAGGACTCATGAGGAATTCAAGACTTCAGTGAATGTAGCAGCTCACAAAAAAGTCACCTTTGAACTTACGTATGAGGAACTACTGAAACGCAAGTTGGGCAAGTATGAGCTGCAAATCCACGCTCGACCCATGCAGCCTGTAAAAGACTTCAAG GTGGATGTGCACATAAATGAGGATGCTGGGATCAATTTCTTGGAGGTGAAAGGAGGACTGAGCACCAATGCCATGGCTAATGCCATCACCAAAACACTTGCAGACAAACAG GCATGGCTGTATTTCTACCCAACAGAGGATCAACAGAAATCATGTGACAGCTGTGGAGAGCAAGGTATGAATGGAGATCTGGTCATTTTTTATGATGTCAACAGGGAAGCCTCATTTGGAGACATCAAG AAATCATCGGGGTACTTTGTTCATCACTTTGCTCCATCTAATCTTGCCCGGATACCAAAAAATGTGATCTTTGTCATTGATCAAAGTGGCTCAATGCACGGGAGGAAAATACAACAG ACCCGAATTGCACTGATTCATATCTTGAACGACCTGGCAGAAGATGACTTCTTTGGTCTGATCACTTTTGATGACAGCATTTTTCACTGGAAACGAGAACTTGTTCAGGCTAACAAACAAAATGTGGCTAGTGCCAAAACTTTTGCACAGAACATTCAATCCAGAGGAG ccaCTGACATTAACCGAGCCGTTTTAGAAGGGACATCTATGCTGAACAGACATCCCAGAGAAGGCTCAGCATCTATCCTCATACTGCTCACAGATGGAGACCCAACCTCAG GTGTGACAAATCTGGAAGCAATTCAGTCAAATGTAAGAGAGGCCATCAACGGTAAATTCCCTCTCTACTGTCTCGGTTTCGGCTTTGATGTCAACTTTGAGTTCCTTGAAAAGATGTCACTGCAGAACAACGGTGTGGCACGGAGGATTTATGAAGACTCGGATGCTGATTTACAGCTGAAG GGTTTCTATGAAGAGGTGGCCACTCCTTTGTTGACTGATGTGACCATGATTTATGAGGGTGGAGTTAATCTGACCCAGACTAACTTCAGTCAGTATTATAATGGCTCTGAGATTGTTGTGGCGGGTCAAATCACTGACAACAACATTGAAACCTTCACTCCACAAGTCATCGCCATTTCA AGGAACACAAGGATGATGTTTACAGAGACAAATCCTTCAGTGGAGTCGACTGGGACAGTGTCTGACAGTAACATCCAGAGGGTCTGGGCCTACCTCACAGTCAAACAGCTTCTAGAGAAAGA ACTGCGGCTCTCTGGTCCTGAGAGGGAGAACGCTAAGAAAGAGGCTTTGGAGCTGTCACTAAAGTACAGCTTTGTGACTCCACTGACATCCATGGTGGTCACCAAGCCTCCAGGGGAGAGTGCAGATGTGCTTCATAAGCCCAAGGAAGGTGAAACCACACAGGACACACACACCTACTCACAGTTTCCCATGGGTTTGCCATCAGGAGCAAGTGCCATGTTATTTGAAGATGATGGTCCAATTACTAGAACTG TGGCTACAGCAGACTATGACTATGCTGATTCAGCCTATGATACGTTTA TAATTGCTGAGGCAGATTTTGTGGACGGCTCTCTAATACTACCAGTTACAG TGGCTCCTGTCACCCCCAATCCAGGTCCTAGGCAACCTTTAAGACCTGCTCCAAATCCAGTTGTTCATGCCACCCAGTTTTTACGTAAAACTGAGAACCAGGCTCTCCCACTGTGTTATAATGTTGTTGGAAACATCAATCTTCAACTTCTTTACCATCCTAACGGAG GGCTGTTAGTAAATGGTGAGCTCGATGCATCACTGGGGGGATTCAGAAGGATTGCCATCCACACAGCGACTGCAAAGTTTCAGCTTGATGGCTTGAAAATCCTTGTACAAGACCCACAGGGCACAGCTATCCATCTTCAGGAGAATGAAGTCATTACTCGTGAAAA TGTGACAGTGATCAGACGGCCCAAAGAAATAGATTTTGTAAGCGGAGACACACGGATCGTCCTCTTGATTCATGAGAAAAGTGGTCTTCGTTTCCTCTGGCCTGTTATCAGACAACAGCCGACAGACGGAAACCTCACAGGGATTTTAG CCCTTGGTCCAGCAGTTTATGAGGTGATACAGGAAAACTCTCCcttttcaaatcttaaaatccAAAACATCGAGATGCAGGCTGCcag ATCCTCTGCTGCTGACTACAGTATCCCCTCTGCTCCAATGCTAGACTGCTGGCTTGTCATCTCTGAGGTCGCCCTACAGCGGTCCATGGACGGGTTCATCGTTGCACAAATTTAA
- the LOC121506902 gene encoding inter-alpha-trypsin inhibitor heavy chain H3-like isoform X2 yields the protein MARAVVQLVLFGLLSALVTTLADKDDWDIYSFHINSTVSSRYATTVITSRVANRMDASKEVEFQVRIPKNAFISKFRMFIDGQPYDGVVKAKEVAKQQYTDAVSRGQSAGIVSSVGRTHEEFKTSVNVAAHKKVTFELTYEELLKRKLGKYELQIHARPMQPVKDFKVDVHINEDAGINFLEVKGGLSTNAMANAITKTLADKQAWLYFYPTEDQQKSCDSCGEQGMNGDLVIFYDVNREASFGDIKKSSGYFVHHFAPSNLARIPKNVIFVIDQSGSMHGRKIQQTRIALIHILNDLAEDDFFGLITFDDSIFHWKRELVQANKQNVASAKTFAQNIQSRGATDINRAVLEGTSMLNRHPREGSASILILLTDGDPTSGVTNLEAIQSNVREAINGKFPLYCLGFGFDVNFEFLEKMSLQNNGVARRIYEDSDADLQLKGFYEEVATPLLTDVTMIYEGGVNLTQTNFSQYYNGSEIVVAGQITDNNIETFTPQVIAISRNTRMMFTETNPSVESTGTVSDSNIQRVWAYLTVKQLLEKELRLSGPERENAKKEALELSLKYSFVTPLTSMVVTKPPGESADVLHKPKEGETTQDTHTYSQFPMGLPSGASAMLFEDDGPITRTVIAEADFVDGSLILPVTVAPVTPNPGPRQPLRPAPNPVVHATQFLRKTENQALPLCYNVVGNINLQLLYHPNGGLLVNGELDASLGGFRRIAIHTATAKFQLDGLKILVQDPQGTAIHLQENEVITRENVTVIRRPKEIDFVSGDTRIVLLIHEKSGLRFLWPVIRQQPTDGNLTGILALGPAVYEVIQENSPFSNLKIQNIEMQAARSSAADYSIPSAPMLDCWLVISEVALQRSMDGFIVAQI from the exons ATGGCACGAGCTGTGGTACAACTGGTCCTCTTTGGGCTGCTGTCAGCTTTGGTTACCACACTTGCAGACAAG GATGACTGGGACATCTACAGCTTTCACATCAACTCAACAGTGAGCAGTCGTTATGCAACCACTGTCATCACAAGCCGTGTGGCCAATCGAATGGACGCGTCGAAGGAAGTAGAGTTTCAAGTCCGGATTCCCAAGAATGCCTTCATCAGTAAATTCAGAAT GTTTATTGATGGGCAGCCATACGATGGAGTTGTGAAAGCTAAGGAAGTGGCTAAGCAGCAGTACACTGATGCTGTGTCCCGAGGTCAGAGTGCAGGGATTGTCAG CTCTGTTGGAAGGACTCATGAGGAATTCAAGACTTCAGTGAATGTAGCAGCTCACAAAAAAGTCACCTTTGAACTTACGTATGAGGAACTACTGAAACGCAAGTTGGGCAAGTATGAGCTGCAAATCCACGCTCGACCCATGCAGCCTGTAAAAGACTTCAAG GTGGATGTGCACATAAATGAGGATGCTGGGATCAATTTCTTGGAGGTGAAAGGAGGACTGAGCACCAATGCCATGGCTAATGCCATCACCAAAACACTTGCAGACAAACAG GCATGGCTGTATTTCTACCCAACAGAGGATCAACAGAAATCATGTGACAGCTGTGGAGAGCAAGGTATGAATGGAGATCTGGTCATTTTTTATGATGTCAACAGGGAAGCCTCATTTGGAGACATCAAG AAATCATCGGGGTACTTTGTTCATCACTTTGCTCCATCTAATCTTGCCCGGATACCAAAAAATGTGATCTTTGTCATTGATCAAAGTGGCTCAATGCACGGGAGGAAAATACAACAG ACCCGAATTGCACTGATTCATATCTTGAACGACCTGGCAGAAGATGACTTCTTTGGTCTGATCACTTTTGATGACAGCATTTTTCACTGGAAACGAGAACTTGTTCAGGCTAACAAACAAAATGTGGCTAGTGCCAAAACTTTTGCACAGAACATTCAATCCAGAGGAG ccaCTGACATTAACCGAGCCGTTTTAGAAGGGACATCTATGCTGAACAGACATCCCAGAGAAGGCTCAGCATCTATCCTCATACTGCTCACAGATGGAGACCCAACCTCAG GTGTGACAAATCTGGAAGCAATTCAGTCAAATGTAAGAGAGGCCATCAACGGTAAATTCCCTCTCTACTGTCTCGGTTTCGGCTTTGATGTCAACTTTGAGTTCCTTGAAAAGATGTCACTGCAGAACAACGGTGTGGCACGGAGGATTTATGAAGACTCGGATGCTGATTTACAGCTGAAG GGTTTCTATGAAGAGGTGGCCACTCCTTTGTTGACTGATGTGACCATGATTTATGAGGGTGGAGTTAATCTGACCCAGACTAACTTCAGTCAGTATTATAATGGCTCTGAGATTGTTGTGGCGGGTCAAATCACTGACAACAACATTGAAACCTTCACTCCACAAGTCATCGCCATTTCA AGGAACACAAGGATGATGTTTACAGAGACAAATCCTTCAGTGGAGTCGACTGGGACAGTGTCTGACAGTAACATCCAGAGGGTCTGGGCCTACCTCACAGTCAAACAGCTTCTAGAGAAAGA ACTGCGGCTCTCTGGTCCTGAGAGGGAGAACGCTAAGAAAGAGGCTTTGGAGCTGTCACTAAAGTACAGCTTTGTGACTCCACTGACATCCATGGTGGTCACCAAGCCTCCAGGGGAGAGTGCAGATGTGCTTCATAAGCCCAAGGAAGGTGAAACCACACAGGACACACACACCTACTCACAGTTTCCCATGGGTTTGCCATCAGGAGCAAGTGCCATGTTATTTGAAGATGATGGTCCAATTACTAGAACTG TAATTGCTGAGGCAGATTTTGTGGACGGCTCTCTAATACTACCAGTTACAG TGGCTCCTGTCACCCCCAATCCAGGTCCTAGGCAACCTTTAAGACCTGCTCCAAATCCAGTTGTTCATGCCACCCAGTTTTTACGTAAAACTGAGAACCAGGCTCTCCCACTGTGTTATAATGTTGTTGGAAACATCAATCTTCAACTTCTTTACCATCCTAACGGAG GGCTGTTAGTAAATGGTGAGCTCGATGCATCACTGGGGGGATTCAGAAGGATTGCCATCCACACAGCGACTGCAAAGTTTCAGCTTGATGGCTTGAAAATCCTTGTACAAGACCCACAGGGCACAGCTATCCATCTTCAGGAGAATGAAGTCATTACTCGTGAAAA TGTGACAGTGATCAGACGGCCCAAAGAAATAGATTTTGTAAGCGGAGACACACGGATCGTCCTCTTGATTCATGAGAAAAGTGGTCTTCGTTTCCTCTGGCCTGTTATCAGACAACAGCCGACAGACGGAAACCTCACAGGGATTTTAG CCCTTGGTCCAGCAGTTTATGAGGTGATACAGGAAAACTCTCCcttttcaaatcttaaaatccAAAACATCGAGATGCAGGCTGCcag ATCCTCTGCTGCTGACTACAGTATCCCCTCTGCTCCAATGCTAGACTGCTGGCTTGTCATCTCTGAGGTCGCCCTACAGCGGTCCATGGACGGGTTCATCGTTGCACAAATTTAA